The following coding sequences are from one Streptomyces sp. V3I7 window:
- a CDS encoding MFS transporter, translating to MATTTPTGVRAHARHGGGSGPAPMTHRQIMEAISGLLLGMFVAILSGTIVSNALPQIIGDLGGGQSAYTWVVSSALLSMTATTPLWGKLADLYSKKALVQIALVVYVLGSAAAGLAQNPGMLIACRVVQGIGVGGLSALAQIVMAAMISPRERGRYSGYLGATWAVATVGGPLLGGVITDTSWLGWRWCFYVGVPFAIIALIVLQKTLHLPVAKRNVKVDWGGAFFISAAASLLMIWVTFAGDKYDWVSWQTYAMVGGAVVLTLLFILVESKASDPIMPLRLFRNRTITLASLASLFVGVAMFSGTVFFSQYFQLARDESPTMSGVLTIPMIGGLFVSSTVSGQLITRTGRWKAWLVGGGVLAAAGLGLLGTLRYDTAYWKMAVFMALLGLGIGMMMQNLVLCTQNQVAPGDLGSASSTVTFFRSLGGAVGVSALGAVMSHKITDYVRDGLAGLSPKYAAAMAGSHSSGDKIPDMDQLPAPLRTVMESAYGHGIGDVFLIAGCLAALAFLITLFIKEVPLRTKGALAQAAADSAGAEAATAAAADATVSAPAREDGTMPEEKVPSWAQTEVSPEDGTQAAEVAGVAESTAVATAAAGEPAASSGGGIPVHGFVRGAESAPLAQAAVTLISLSGRQLGRAVAHADGAYALDAPSAGTYVLIASADGFQPQAATLVVNGEPVPYDILLSGTSGLSGVVRATADAQPVPGAMVIVTDVRGELLATGSTSEQGEFGFAELVPGAVTVAVNAAGFRPRALPVEIGATGVTRIEVGLDSGARLQGVVRAPHGPLADARVTLVDAAGNVVGSATTGTDGAYAFADLDGGEYTVIATGYPPVATALTVAGTGVDGHDIELAHPGE from the coding sequence ATGGCAACGACCACACCAACCGGTGTGCGGGCCCACGCCAGACACGGGGGAGGCTCCGGTCCCGCCCCCATGACGCACCGGCAGATCATGGAGGCGATATCCGGGCTGCTGCTCGGCATGTTCGTCGCGATCCTGTCCGGCACGATCGTCTCCAACGCCCTGCCGCAGATCATCGGGGACCTCGGCGGCGGCCAGTCGGCCTACACCTGGGTGGTCAGCTCCGCCCTGCTGTCGATGACCGCCACGACCCCGCTGTGGGGCAAGCTCGCCGACCTGTACAGCAAGAAGGCCCTGGTCCAGATCGCCCTGGTGGTCTACGTCCTGGGCTCGGCGGCCGCCGGTCTGGCGCAGAACCCCGGCATGCTGATCGCCTGCCGCGTGGTCCAGGGCATCGGCGTCGGCGGCCTGTCCGCCCTGGCGCAGATCGTCATGGCGGCGATGATCTCCCCGCGTGAGCGCGGCCGTTACTCCGGCTACCTCGGCGCCACGTGGGCCGTGGCCACCGTCGGCGGCCCGCTGCTCGGCGGCGTCATCACCGACACCTCCTGGCTCGGCTGGCGCTGGTGCTTCTACGTCGGCGTGCCCTTCGCGATCATCGCGCTGATCGTGCTGCAGAAGACCCTGCACCTGCCCGTCGCGAAGCGGAACGTGAAGGTCGACTGGGGCGGCGCCTTCTTCATCTCGGCGGCCGCGTCGCTGCTGATGATCTGGGTGACCTTCGCCGGTGACAAGTACGACTGGGTGTCGTGGCAGACGTACGCCATGGTCGGCGGCGCCGTCGTCCTGACCCTGCTGTTCATCCTGGTCGAGTCGAAGGCCAGCGACCCGATCATGCCGCTGCGCCTGTTCCGCAACCGCACGATCACGCTCGCCTCGCTCGCCTCGCTGTTCGTCGGCGTCGCGATGTTCAGCGGCACGGTGTTCTTCAGCCAGTACTTCCAGCTGGCGCGCGACGAGTCCCCGACGATGTCCGGCGTCCTGACCATCCCGATGATCGGCGGTCTGTTCGTCTCCTCCACCGTCTCCGGTCAGCTCATCACCCGTACCGGACGCTGGAAGGCGTGGCTGGTCGGCGGCGGTGTGCTGGCGGCGGCCGGACTGGGCCTGCTCGGCACGCTCCGGTACGACACGGCCTACTGGAAGATGGCCGTCTTCATGGCGCTGCTGGGCCTCGGCATCGGCATGATGATGCAGAACCTGGTGCTGTGCACGCAGAACCAGGTGGCGCCGGGCGACCTCGGCTCGGCCAGCTCCACGGTCACGTTCTTCCGCTCGCTCGGCGGTGCGGTCGGCGTCTCCGCGCTGGGTGCGGTGATGTCCCACAAGATCACCGACTACGTCAGGGACGGCCTGGCCGGGCTCAGCCCGAAGTACGCCGCCGCGATGGCCGGTTCGCACTCCTCCGGCGACAAGATCCCGGACATGGACCAGCTGCCCGCGCCGCTGCGCACCGTCATGGAGAGCGCGTACGGCCATGGCATCGGCGACGTGTTCCTGATCGCCGGCTGCCTGGCGGCCCTCGCGTTCCTGATCACGCTGTTCATCAAGGAGGTCCCGCTGCGGACCAAGGGCGCGCTGGCGCAGGCCGCCGCCGACTCCGCCGGGGCGGAGGCCGCGACCGCGGCCGCGGCCGACGCGACGGTGTCCGCACCGGCCCGGGAGGACGGGACGATGCCCGAGGAGAAGGTCCCGAGCTGGGCGCAGACCGAGGTGAGCCCCGAGGACGGCACCCAGGCAGCCGAGGTAGCCGGGGTGGCCGAGTCGACCGCCGTCGCCACCGCGGCCGCCGGTGAGCCGGCCGCGTCGTCCGGCGGCGGCATCCCGGTGCACGGCTTCGTCCGCGGCGCCGAGAGCGCCCCCCTCGCGCAGGCCGCGGTCACCCTGATCTCGCTCTCCGGCCGCCAACTGGGCCGCGCGGTCGCCCACGCCGACGGCGCCTACGCGCTGGACGCGCCGAGCGCGGGGACGTACGTCCTGATCGCCTCCGCCGACGGCTTCCAGCCGCAGGCCGCCACGCTCGTGGTGAACGGCGAGCCGGTGCCGTACGACATCCTCCTCAGCGGCACCAGCGGGCTCAGCGGTGTCGTCCGCGCCACCGCGGACGCCCAGCCGGTGCCGGGCGCGATGGTGATCGTCACCGACGTGCGCGGTGAACTGCTGGCCACCGGATCCACCAGCGAGCAGGGCGAGTTCGGCTTCGCCGAGCTGGTGCCCGGCGCGGTGACCGTCGCGGTGAACGCGGCCGGGTTCCGGCCGCGCGCCCTGCCGGTCGAGATCGGCGCCACCGGCGTCACCCGGATCGAGGTCGGCCTCGACTCCGGCGCCCGGCTCCAGGGTGTCGTGCGGGCTCCGCACGGCCCGCTGGCCGACGCCCGCGTGACCCTCGTGGACGCGGCGGGCAACGTGGTCGGCTCGGCCACCACCGGGACGGACGGGGCGTACGCCTTCGCCGACCTGGACGGCGGCGAGTACACCGTCATCGCGACGGGCTACCCGCCGGTGGCGACAGCCCTCACGGTCGCCGGCACCGGAGTCGACGGCCACGACATCGAACTCGCCCACCCCGGCGAGTAG
- a CDS encoding YceI family protein has protein sequence MGLTARIRTRDGWAVSHAVVTVTDMTGTQVLRAEADADGTVHNTTALAPGAYTVIVTAVGYAPAAASAIVTASGRADVGTMTLARRGGTELPPPGPWTIDPAHSAVGATAQHLGISSVHGRFTDFTGTIEIAPDDIAKSRVEAVIRAASIDTGNGMRDTHLRSADFLDVERHPEITYRSTGLTAAGPDRWTVHGELSLHGVVRPVDLDLSYLGTGADPWGGTRAAFRATTQLHREDFAITYNQIVQAGIAAISTTLKVELDVQAVQGDALPQA, from the coding sequence ATGGGACTGACCGCGAGGATCCGCACCCGCGACGGCTGGGCCGTCTCGCACGCGGTCGTCACCGTCACCGACATGACGGGCACGCAGGTGCTGCGCGCGGAGGCGGACGCGGACGGGACCGTGCACAACACGACGGCGCTGGCGCCGGGGGCGTACACCGTCATCGTCACGGCCGTCGGCTACGCACCCGCGGCCGCCAGCGCGATCGTCACCGCCAGCGGGCGGGCCGACGTCGGCACGATGACCCTGGCCCGGCGGGGCGGCACCGAACTGCCCCCGCCCGGCCCCTGGACGATCGACCCGGCGCACTCCGCGGTCGGCGCCACGGCCCAGCACCTGGGCATCTCCAGCGTGCACGGCCGGTTCACCGACTTCACGGGCACCATCGAGATCGCCCCCGACGACATCGCCAAGTCCCGGGTCGAGGCGGTCATCCGCGCCGCCTCCATCGACACCGGCAACGGCATGCGCGACACCCACCTGCGCTCCGCCGACTTCCTGGACGTCGAGCGGCACCCCGAGATCACCTACCGCTCGACCGGTCTGACGGCGGCCGGGCCGGACCGCTGGACGGTGCACGGCGAGCTGTCGCTGCACGGTGTCGTACGCCCGGTGGACCTCGACCTGTCCTACCTCGGCACCGGAGCCGACCCATGGGGTGGCACCCGCGCGGCCTTCCGCGCGACGACGCAGCTGCACCGCGAGGACTTCGCCATCACCTACAACCAGATCGTCCAGGCGGGCATCGCCGCCATCAGCACGACGCTGAAGGTCGAGCTGGACGTGCAGGCGGTCCAGGGCGACGCGCTGCCGCAGGCGTAG
- a CDS encoding PPOX class F420-dependent oxidoreductase has translation MAPNIATNTDVSLDELLDFVRPRHRAVLLTRRGDGGPQGSPLTCGVDDSGRIVVSTYPERAKTRNAKRDERVSLIVLSDDWNGPWVQIDGTAEVLDTPDSVEPLVEYYRNIAGEHPDWDEYREAMRRQGKSIIRITPERWGPVATGGFPARLAGGE, from the coding sequence ATGGCACCGAACATCGCGACGAACACCGACGTCTCCCTCGACGAGCTGCTGGACTTCGTACGACCCCGGCACCGCGCCGTCCTGCTGACCCGGCGCGGCGACGGCGGCCCCCAGGGCTCGCCGCTGACCTGCGGGGTCGACGACTCGGGCCGGATCGTGGTCTCCACGTACCCGGAGCGCGCGAAGACGCGCAACGCCAAGCGAGACGAGCGGGTCAGCCTGATCGTGCTCAGCGACGACTGGAACGGGCCGTGGGTCCAGATCGACGGCACGGCGGAGGTCCTCGACACCCCGGACTCCGTCGAGCCGCTCGTCGAGTACTACCGGAACATCGCCGGGGAGCACCCGGACTGGGACGAGTACCGGGAGGCGATGCGCCGTCAGGGCAAGTCGATCATCCGGATCACACCCGAGCGCTGGGGACCGGTGGCAACCGGCGGCTTCCCCGCGCGGCTCGCGGGCGGCGAGTAG
- a CDS encoding TetR/AcrR family transcriptional regulator, with the protein MGKDAGRSARSSVWLEGKERRGARGGQPSGLDRDRITEATVRLLDADGLEKFSMRRLATELNVTAMSVYWYVDTKDELLELALDAAFGELRLPDTEAADEDWRDQLRTLAREYRLLLVRHPWLSPLAGRFLNIGPHALAFSRRVQQVVRRTGLPARGITGAISAVFQFVYGFGTIEGHFAARVDATGMSADEYVRTAMSAVSEAPGAADVVQESADIMAARGGDTVEEMLERDFTFALDLLVSGIESMVERG; encoded by the coding sequence ATGGGGAAGGACGCCGGACGGTCGGCGCGCAGCAGCGTCTGGCTGGAGGGCAAGGAGCGGCGCGGCGCGCGCGGCGGCCAGCCCTCGGGGCTGGACCGCGACCGGATCACCGAGGCCACCGTGCGTCTGCTCGACGCCGATGGGCTGGAGAAGTTCTCGATGCGGCGGCTCGCCACCGAGCTGAACGTGACCGCGATGTCCGTGTACTGGTACGTCGACACCAAGGACGAGCTGCTCGAACTCGCCCTGGACGCCGCCTTCGGCGAGCTGCGGCTGCCCGACACGGAGGCCGCGGACGAGGACTGGCGCGACCAACTGCGCACGCTCGCCCGGGAGTACCGCCTCCTGCTGGTGCGCCACCCCTGGCTGTCGCCGCTCGCCGGGCGCTTCCTCAACATCGGCCCCCACGCGCTCGCGTTCTCGCGCCGCGTGCAGCAGGTCGTCCGCCGCACGGGGCTGCCCGCGCGCGGCATCACGGGCGCCATCTCCGCCGTCTTCCAGTTCGTGTACGGATTCGGCACGATCGAGGGCCACTTCGCCGCCCGCGTCGACGCGACCGGCATGAGCGCGGACGAGTACGTGCGTACGGCCATGAGCGCGGTGTCCGAGGCGCCGGGCGCCGCCGACGTCGTCCAGGAGTCCGCCGACATCATGGCGGCGCGCGGCGGCGACACGGTCGAGGAGATGCTGGAGCGGGACTTCACCTTCGCCCTGGACCTGCTGGTGTCCGGGATCGAGTCGATGGTCGAACGCGGCTGA
- a CDS encoding MFS transporter produces the protein MPASPGHHPQRWLILGVICLAQLTVLLDNTVLNVAIPSLTRELHAATSDIQWMINAYSLVQSGLLLTAGSAADRYGRKKMLIAGLILFGAGSLTAGLADSTAQLIAARAGMGVGGALLLTTTLAVVMQIFSPDEHPRAIGIWSAVNALGFAIGPLIGGFVLNHFWWGAIFLINLPVAALGLAAVVALVPESKNPQGSRPDLLGALLSTVGMTALVFAVISGPSAGWTSPRVLVSALVALCVLALLARWESRIAHPMLDPHFFRDRRFTGAVAGAVLITFGMGGALFLLTQHLQLVLGYGPLEAGLRIAPLALSVVALNFSGLSTKWSARLGTPASILLGMVLMAAGLVSIATVATGGYAGTLLGLLLIGGGCALANPAMAHAIMSAIPPEKAGAGAGINGTLAEFGNGLGVAVLGAVLSSRVSSGGLVAGLEAGQLVGAVAVLLGGIAAGGLLRRAEKATADRALAS, from the coding sequence ATGCCCGCTTCTCCAGGCCACCACCCCCAGCGCTGGCTGATCCTCGGCGTCATCTGCCTCGCCCAGCTCACCGTGCTGCTGGACAACACCGTCCTCAACGTGGCCATCCCCTCGCTCACCCGCGAGCTGCACGCGGCCACCTCGGACATCCAGTGGATGATCAACGCGTACTCCCTGGTGCAGTCCGGCCTGCTGCTCACCGCGGGCAGCGCGGCCGACCGCTACGGCCGCAAGAAGATGCTGATCGCGGGCCTGATCCTGTTCGGCGCGGGCTCGCTGACGGCCGGACTCGCCGACTCCACCGCCCAGTTGATCGCCGCGCGCGCCGGCATGGGCGTCGGCGGCGCGCTGCTGCTGACCACCACCCTGGCCGTGGTGATGCAGATCTTCAGCCCCGACGAGCACCCCAGGGCGATCGGCATCTGGAGCGCCGTCAACGCGCTCGGGTTCGCGATCGGCCCGCTGATCGGCGGCTTCGTGCTGAACCACTTCTGGTGGGGCGCGATCTTCCTTATCAACCTGCCGGTCGCGGCGCTCGGCCTCGCCGCGGTCGTGGCCCTCGTCCCGGAGTCGAAGAACCCGCAGGGCAGCCGCCCCGACCTGCTCGGCGCCCTGCTCTCCACCGTCGGCATGACCGCCCTGGTCTTCGCGGTCATCTCCGGTCCGTCGGCCGGCTGGACCTCCCCCCGCGTCCTGGTGAGCGCGCTCGTCGCGCTGTGCGTCCTCGCGCTGCTCGCCCGCTGGGAGAGCCGCATTGCCCACCCCATGCTCGACCCGCACTTCTTCCGCGACCGCCGGTTCACCGGCGCGGTGGCCGGAGCGGTGCTGATCACCTTCGGCATGGGCGGAGCGCTGTTCCTGCTCACCCAGCACCTCCAGCTCGTGCTCGGATACGGCCCCCTGGAGGCCGGTCTGCGCATCGCGCCGCTCGCCCTGTCCGTCGTCGCGCTCAACTTCTCGGGGCTGTCCACGAAGTGGTCGGCGAGGCTCGGCACGCCCGCGTCGATCCTGCTGGGCATGGTGCTGATGGCGGCCGGACTGGTGTCGATCGCCACCGTGGCCACCGGCGGCTACGCCGGGACGCTGCTCGGGCTGCTGCTGATCGGCGGCGGCTGCGCGCTGGCCAACCCGGCCATGGCGCACGCCATCATGAGTGCGATCCCGCCGGAGAAGGCCGGGGCCGGAGCCGGGATCAACGGCACGCTCGCGGAGTTCGGCAACGGACTCGGCGTGGCGGTGCTCGGCGCGGTCCTCAGCTCCCGGGTCTCCTCCGGGGGCCTGGTTGCCGGGCTGGAAGCGGGGCAGTTGGTGGGAGCGGTGGCCGTGCTGCTCGGCGGCATCGCGGCGGGAGGCCTGCTGCGCCGGGCGGAGAAGGCCACCGCCGACAGGGCCCTAGCATCGTGA
- a CDS encoding response regulator transcription factor, which produces MTTTSPQGRTELLRPDGSPVRVLVVDDEQSIAELLSMALRYEGWQIRSAEDGQGAIRTARDFRPDAVVLDMMLPDMDGLAVLGRLRRELPDVPVLFLTAKDAVEDRIAGLTAGGDDYVTKPFGLEEVVARLRGLIRRSGAAAFRRADSVLVVGDLTLDEDSHEVARAGEHIHLTATEFELLRFLMRNPRRVLSKAQILDRVWSYDFGGQANVVELYISYLRRKIDAGREPMIHTRRGAGYLIKPAVS; this is translated from the coding sequence ATGACCACGACCTCGCCCCAGGGGCGCACGGAACTGCTGAGGCCGGACGGCAGCCCCGTCCGCGTGCTGGTGGTGGACGACGAGCAGTCCATCGCCGAACTGCTGAGTATGGCCCTCCGTTACGAGGGCTGGCAGATCAGAAGTGCGGAGGACGGGCAGGGGGCCATCCGCACCGCCCGTGACTTCCGGCCCGACGCCGTCGTCCTGGACATGATGCTGCCCGACATGGACGGGCTGGCCGTCCTCGGGCGGCTGCGCCGCGAACTGCCGGACGTGCCCGTGCTGTTCCTGACCGCCAAGGACGCGGTCGAGGACCGTATCGCCGGACTCACCGCGGGCGGCGACGACTACGTCACCAAGCCGTTCGGCCTGGAGGAGGTCGTGGCCCGGCTGCGCGGACTGATCCGCCGGTCCGGGGCGGCCGCCTTCCGGCGTGCGGACTCCGTCCTCGTCGTCGGCGACCTGACCCTGGACGAGGACAGCCACGAGGTCGCACGGGCTGGGGAGCACATCCACCTCACCGCCACCGAGTTCGAACTGCTGCGGTTCCTCATGCGCAACCCGCGCCGCGTCCTCAGCAAGGCGCAGATCCTGGACCGGGTCTGGTCCTACGACTTCGGCGGCCAGGCCAACGTCGTCGAGCTCTACATCTCCTATCTGCGGCGGAAGATCGACGCCGGCCGTGAGCCGATGATCCACACCCGGCGCGGCGCGGGGTACCTGATCAAGCCCGCCGTCTCATGA
- a CDS encoding DUF2797 domain-containing protein, producing MGRAWTCTGMRWSAAGPALVWDGGRSSALAWGKRVAFEVVEGGVRRCGGARGNPCAVRAAVSGRSTGARCEECARLDRAHSVAADTIADDPRPYHVYLAWFGPGMVKVGITALERGSARLLEQGAVCFSWLGHGPLMAARRTEELLRAALRVPDRIPYAEKRAVRAALPETADERAAEIRELYARAVVLDAWPDSLVREPCQVADHTEVFGLARADAPVGDVVELVPGGSVSGELVAAAGPDLHLSVAGRGVVVLDTRLMTGWELAPSRADRDEISVRVREFRKAREEQEGLF from the coding sequence ATGGGACGCGCATGGACATGCACAGGGATGCGGTGGTCGGCGGCCGGGCCCGCGCTGGTGTGGGACGGCGGGCGGAGCAGTGCGCTGGCCTGGGGGAAGCGGGTGGCCTTCGAGGTCGTCGAGGGGGGTGTGCGCAGATGCGGGGGAGCGCGGGGGAATCCGTGCGCGGTGCGGGCGGCCGTGTCCGGGCGGAGTACGGGGGCGCGGTGCGAGGAGTGTGCGCGGCTGGACCGGGCGCACTCCGTGGCCGCCGACACGATCGCGGACGACCCGCGGCCGTACCACGTATATCTGGCGTGGTTCGGGCCCGGCATGGTCAAGGTCGGGATCACGGCGCTCGAACGGGGCTCGGCGCGGCTGCTGGAGCAGGGTGCCGTCTGTTTCAGCTGGCTGGGCCACGGTCCGTTGATGGCCGCCCGGCGTACCGAGGAGCTGTTGCGGGCCGCGCTGCGGGTGCCGGACCGGATCCCGTACGCCGAGAAACGGGCGGTGCGGGCGGCGCTGCCGGAGACGGCGGACGAACGGGCCGCAGAGATACGGGAGTTGTACGCGCGAGCCGTGGTGCTGGACGCGTGGCCGGACTCGCTCGTCCGTGAGCCCTGCCAAGTCGCCGACCACACCGAGGTGTTCGGGCTGGCGCGGGCGGACGCCCCTGTGGGCGATGTGGTGGAGCTCGTGCCCGGGGGGAGCGTGAGCGGTGAGCTGGTGGCCGCCGCCGGACCTGATCTGCATCTCTCGGTCGCGGGGCGGGGAGTTGTCGTGCTCGACACCCGGCTGATGACCGGTTGGGAGCTCGCCCCCTCGCGCGCGGATCGCGATGAAATCAGCGTGCGGGTACGGGAGTTCAGGAAGGCGCGGGAGGAGCAGGAGGGGCTCTTCTGA
- a CDS encoding HGxxPAAW family protein, translating to MSGHLHDEGHTIAGWTGFLIGTVGSTVAGGGVVMASPLLISGGLAIVAVAVLVTWALHLAGWGKPPGPRPRDTWNLRSRDRAARQGHPGCVGCRLAGRASHTTTAVQPVADTGESQLAAADAGV from the coding sequence GTGAGCGGACATCTGCACGACGAGGGCCACACGATCGCCGGCTGGACCGGCTTCCTCATCGGGACCGTCGGGTCCACAGTGGCGGGCGGCGGCGTGGTCATGGCCTCGCCGCTCCTGATCAGCGGCGGCCTGGCGATCGTCGCGGTCGCCGTCCTGGTGACCTGGGCCCTGCACCTCGCCGGCTGGGGCAAGCCCCCGGGCCCCCGCCCCCGCGACACCTGGAACCTGCGCAGCCGCGACCGAGCCGCCCGCCAGGGCCACCCCGGCTGCGTCGGCTGCCGCCTGGCCGGCCGGGCGTCCCACACGACGACCGCCGTCCAGCCGGTGGCCGACACGGGAGAGTCGCAGCTGGCGGCTGCTGACGCGGGGGTCTGA
- a CDS encoding DEAD/DEAH box helicase: MTTDTTTDATAEEEQVSFADLNLGPELLRALTGLGYEEPTPIQREAIPPLLEGNDLLGQAATGTGKTAAFALPVLERIPRNRKERAPAALVLVPTRELAIQVSEAVHRYGSDMGIRVLPVYGGQPIGRQLRSLERGVDVVVATPGRALDHIARGTLRLDELRTVVLDEADEMLDMGFSEDIDSILENVPEDRQTVLFSATMPDRIDSMARRHLREPVRIQIEREAPAPGEAPKIRESAYVVRRAQKPAALGRLLDLEAPEAAIVFCRTREQVDQLAETLNGRGYRAEALHGGLSQEQRDRVMGRLRGGTADLLVATDVAARGIDVEHLTHVVNYDVPSAPESYVHRIGRVGRAGREGVAIMLAEPREHRQLKAIERATGRRIPVESVPSIADLRARRLELTRASLHESILEDEDLDRFRVVVETLADDFDVMDVALAAVKLAHEASGAAVDEEEIPEVAPMERGRERAPRGRKGGGPPSRGMTRLFVGAGRSAGMRPQDLVGAIAGETQLSGRDIGAIEIADRFSLVEVPDNAAPEVIRALRGSTIKGRKPVVRRERPQNR, encoded by the coding sequence ATGACAACAGACACCACCACAGACGCGACCGCCGAAGAGGAACAGGTCAGCTTCGCCGATCTCAATCTGGGGCCGGAGCTCCTGCGGGCCCTGACAGGACTGGGCTACGAGGAGCCCACCCCGATCCAGCGCGAGGCCATCCCTCCCCTCCTGGAGGGCAACGACCTGCTCGGCCAGGCCGCCACGGGCACCGGCAAGACCGCCGCGTTCGCCCTGCCGGTCCTCGAGCGCATCCCCCGGAACCGCAAGGAACGCGCCCCCGCCGCCCTGGTGCTGGTGCCCACCCGGGAGCTGGCCATCCAGGTGTCGGAGGCCGTGCACCGCTACGGCAGCGACATGGGCATCCGTGTGCTGCCCGTCTACGGCGGCCAGCCGATCGGGCGCCAGCTGCGCTCCCTGGAACGCGGCGTCGACGTGGTGGTGGCGACGCCCGGCCGCGCCCTGGACCACATCGCCCGCGGCACGCTCCGGCTGGACGAACTGCGGACGGTCGTCCTCGACGAGGCCGACGAGATGCTCGACATGGGCTTCTCGGAGGACATCGACTCGATCCTGGAGAACGTGCCGGAGGACCGTCAGACGGTTCTGTTCTCCGCGACGATGCCGGACCGCATCGACTCGATGGCCCGGCGTCATCTGCGCGAGCCGGTCCGGATCCAGATCGAGCGGGAGGCACCGGCGCCGGGCGAGGCCCCGAAGATACGGGAGTCGGCCTACGTCGTACGCAGGGCGCAGAAGCCCGCCGCGCTCGGCCGGCTGCTGGACCTGGAGGCCCCGGAGGCCGCCATCGTCTTCTGCCGCACGCGCGAACAGGTCGACCAGCTGGCCGAGACCCTCAACGGGCGCGGCTACCGGGCCGAGGCCCTGCACGGCGGCCTGAGTCAGGAGCAGCGGGACCGGGTCATGGGGCGCCTGCGCGGCGGCACCGCCGACCTGCTGGTCGCCACCGACGTCGCCGCCCGCGGCATCGACGTCGAGCACCTCACGCACGTGGTCAACTACGACGTCCCCTCCGCGCCGGAGTCCTACGTCCACCGCATCGGCCGGGTCGGCCGCGCCGGGCGCGAGGGCGTGGCGATCATGCTCGCGGAGCCGCGGGAGCACCGGCAGCTCAAGGCGATCGAACGGGCGACGGGCCGCCGTATCCCGGTGGAAAGCGTGCCGTCCATCGCTGACCTGCGCGCCCGCCGGCTGGAGCTGACCCGGGCCTCGCTGCACGAGAGCATCCTGGAGGACGAGGACCTGGACCGCTTCCGGGTCGTGGTGGAGACCCTCGCGGACGACTTCGACGTCATGGACGTGGCGCTGGCGGCGGTGAAGCTGGCGCACGAGGCGAGCGGCGCCGCGGTCGACGAGGAGGAGATCCCGGAGGTCGCGCCCATGGAGCGGGGCCGGGAGCGCGCCCCGCGCGGACGCAAGGGTGGCGGCCCGCCCTCGCGCGGCATGACGCGCCTGTTCGTCGGCGCCGGCCGCAGCGCCGGGATGCGCCCGCAGGACCTGGTCGGCGCCATCGCCGGCGAGACGCAGCTGAGCGGCCGGGACATCGGCGCGATCGAGATCGCCGACCGCTTCTCCCTGGTGGAGGTCCCCGACAACGCCGCCCCCGAGGTGATCCGCGCCCTGCGCGGCAGCACCATCAAGGGCCGCAAGCCGGTGGTCCGCCGCGAACGCCCGCAGAACCGCTGA
- a CDS encoding SSI family serine proteinase inhibitor yields the protein MSPITSRAAGAVTACLAAVAAVTSISAPATAAALSFPPPVRPEDRAGDHLTVTVRDAGDGRDGTYELFCHPGGGSHPDTAGACRAVDGNTQWGRDPFAPVPPDQVCTMQYGGPATAHVTGTWAGRPVDATYDRGDGCEIGRWDAMVPLLPDLRPHGTSA from the coding sequence ATGTCGCCGATCACCTCGCGAGCCGCCGGTGCGGTCACGGCCTGTCTCGCCGCCGTCGCCGCCGTCACCTCGATCTCCGCCCCCGCCACCGCGGCGGCCCTCTCCTTCCCGCCGCCCGTCCGGCCCGAGGACCGGGCCGGTGATCACCTGACCGTCACCGTCCGGGACGCGGGTGACGGGCGGGACGGGACGTACGAGCTGTTCTGCCATCCCGGCGGCGGCAGTCACCCGGACACGGCCGGCGCCTGCCGCGCCGTCGACGGGAACACCCAGTGGGGCCGCGACCCCTTCGCCCCGGTGCCGCCGGACCAGGTCTGCACCATGCAGTACGGCGGTCCGGCCACCGCGCATGTCACCGGGACCTGGGCCGGGCGCCCCGTCGACGCGACGTACGACCGCGGCGACGGGTGCGAGATCGGGCGGTGGGACGCGATGGTGCCGCTGCTGCCGGACCTGCGCCCCCACGGAACCAGTGCGTGA